The sequence below is a genomic window from Hydractinia symbiolongicarpus strain clone_291-10 chromosome 10, HSymV2.1, whole genome shotgun sequence.
GTTATCTAGGACCCTCGTTGACAAGAGTACCATCCGTTGACAACAGTACTAATAGGTTTTGAAGAAACTATCCTGGAAAATGTTTGGTATAATAATTCAGGAGTTCCTCCGGTTTTTGGATTTTCTAGAAAGTTCTTAAGAGAGAATTGAAGTGCAGAATTTTCCAGAAATAGTTGccactcttttttttaaaatcctccacttctttcaaattttcctgGCAAATGTACACACGGATGATTAGTCTGATATTCGCTCAATGTACAGATCCGGATTTGGAggcatattttatataaaaagtagGAACATTCGTTAAGATTGCGAAATGACTTTACGAAtttagtgtaaaaaaaaaaaaaaaagaatttgtctGCGCGTATCCTTTTTATACTTTCTATGAAAcatataaaatttgttaaataaaagtattaaagattgaagaaaatattacataaaaacatgtttttataaattatgtTAACATTAAATATATGTGAAATGATAAAAGTGTAAATTTAAATTATCCTTAAAATATATGCTGcccttaaattaaaaaaaataaccccGAAAAAAATACCACCGCATGAGCgaagtcttaattttttatctgaattttatAGCAGGCTAACAATAGCTGGCTGGTCTATTGTAATGAATCACGCTGGTGCACATAATATCGTCTCGTCTTATAAAAACTAAACTTCCGTATCTTCAACCGACAACAACAACGGCTGTGAGGAAGTCGACATTTTCTTCGACTTTTCGCTTACACTTGCTGTGTCTTCATTCAACGTGTTAATTGTGAATCTGTAACGAAATAATAACTTCACAATAATGTGGCTGTTGAAAACATCGATATCTCTATCACAATAATCGTGTTCTGTCTATCTATTTAGAATGATTGCGCCGTAGCTTTATTTCgcactcttataaaaaaatgagtAAAGGGAGTGCACAGGAGgtatcttgaaaaaaaaatggtacGTATTTGatatgtgataaaaaaaataatatggttGATCAACTAATATTCAAAACAAGTCGGTAACCCGTGAAAAAACCACAGAGTCGCtcatcctttatatatcgcatttcgtgtttccgtggcATGATTTtataactcagcgggggtccgcgcagagacagacaaaatacggctattatctAAGTAGTCGTTAACCCGTTGAAAAATTCACGGGGTCCGTCGTTTATATTATCACATTTCGTATTTTTGTACTTGTCATGTTTTACTGTGGTCACAAAAACCATTAAACATGCTTTGCTAAACATTATGTACGTGTTCTTACCGAGAATTGGAATGGAAGGTTGTTGCTCCCAGGTTGTAAGCTTTAGTCACCTGGAAGCGAGATATTGGTTCTAATTTCCCCTGGGGTGCATCGAACAGTTGCTTGATGACTGTTCCCTATAACAAAAACATGAGAGACAATACTACACTAGAGGACCTTACCTGGCATGCAAGTTGCCGTGTAATTAGCTTTGTATATAAATAGAAATTAAGTCCGCATCAAAATTTGTGATATTAATACCaagaaatatttcttaaaaaccTATAGAATGAGACCTTTACAATACTTTTTGGCAAAAAACTGCCAATTTACCAATAtgcttttttactttcttcaaaattttccgAGTTGAAAGTACCTATATATATAGCCTCAAGTTAATAGGTTTCATATAATAAATTTTCTCCATTGAGGAAAAAATACTCATCTAACTAACTAATGAGACTGTTTAACTTAAACCGGTTTCAGTCACTTCAGTCCACTGTGCATTTCTTAGGACTTTTACATTGACCAAATTGGAATTCATACCGCTGCGACATTTCCATATAAACACATCAATTAATACAGTTTTCCGATCAGTGCGCATACTTTAGGTCACGAAAACCATAAATGCGGCTTTTTACGTGCCACCCCATAAAGTACATTTAACCCGAAGTGAAATATCATGAGCACAGATGCACCTTGTCAGAACCAATTTACGCAACATCCAAGTCTGGCATtcaataaaaagttaatttggtGTCCCATTTACAAGTTCAATTAACAGGGTCGCATTTACTTTAGCATTGAAACATATCTTCACAATGCAAAATAAAAGAGGAAGAGTAAAATTTTACGATTAAAACTCAGAGTAGAAAAGATTGGTGAGGCATTTCTATGGTCTAAAAATTGTAAACAGACCTGCATACCACTCAACTGTTTAATGTTTATTGAAATACActccaaaatcattttttggtaaaaattctGCGCTAGAGAATGAAGAAATTCTGTTCCTCTTTCATAAGACAGAAATATATTTCAATGGAAGAGAATACCTAAAAAAGCAATGAACAGAAAGACAGTGTAGGCATGGTAATCTATTCGTATAGTATTATACTAACCGACACTTTTCCAGGCAAACGTCTAACTATACCATTAAAGGTTGGTTCATATTCTAACGCTTTGATGCGTTTTTTTAGCTCCTGCACAATACGAGCTCCTTCTTCCGGTTTAACAGTATCGATAGTGGTGAAGTTAGGAATTTCAAGTTTCTAAACAGAAGATTTAAATTTCTACCATGATAATGTAACGGTAAATTAACGAAGATAAAACTACACAAAGACAGAGACAACAGGGaactttcatttaaaaatcgcCTCGATTTTGGAGGCCATTATAGTGACGTTCCTTGTTTTCGTAATTATTCatatgaaaaacaaacaaacaaacaaaaagcaacCTACTCCCcattcttctaaaattttatCTCCCATTTTTTTAGTCGAATCCATCGTGTGCGCTTTTAAATATtctcttgttgtttttaaatccTTCTTCCAAAAATCTTTCGTCACAGCTGTTCCAGTACGCGGTGCAACTTCCTTAACCTGAAAAACACACACTTTAGTGAAACACAGTGGTATAAATTTAGACTACCTGTGAACCTTTTCACTGTATGATGGTACCAAAATCAACTCGTTAATGTTAAGAGGCCCAAGAGCACTTATTCAAATTTTGCCCTTTTTTAATATTCTTCTCAAACTAACaacttttttaaatcattacatTTACTTTACTATGTGATGCTACAAATCAGAAATTAAAGTCATCAACTTTTCAGAAAAATGCTAGAGACAAAACTCAAAGAAGACCCCTACTCCTCCTTCGATAGGAACGTGTATTTCTTTCAGCGCTCTAAGCACTTGATTGGGATGGGCGCTTATTCCAATAGAGCGTTTTATAAGAAATTGCTAAATCAGGCATAAACAGCATGTGAAAATTCTTCATTGAACACTAGTAATAAATTAGTAGGGAGTGATAATACTCGACACCTTTTTTGTTATTAACTCACTTTCAATATGATAACACCCATCAGAAATATGATGAAGATATTCACCACTGTTAATGTGACGCTAATAGCACCCATCTCTCCAAGCTGACCAGGTGTATAATCTTCGAGATTCACTTTTACTTGTGTTACGTCAGTAGTGTTACTTGGCTGCGCCTTTGTGATGGCGTTAATAATTGCAAACGCCCAACAAATGCCCTAAATttgaagtaaaaatattttcacgaaAAGTCCTCATGTAAATAAGTATTTATTTTGCACTTGTATACACCAATCCGAAATCTGCTTGGAACATGTTCAAAAAAGGGCGTTGGGGAAAGTTAGCGTACACACTTCTTTCAACTTCCAACTTCTAGCGCCTTCATTAGATCCGAAGTTCCGGAATTTTTTGTAGTGCAGAAAACATTGTTTGCACTGTAGATTCttgattttcaaatttttattccTCCAAAATATAATTGACGGTTAAATATAATTAACTTACAGCGTTGACTGCAGGGGGTAACAATGACGCAGATATGGCCACTCCTACCAAAGAACCAGCGTTACCTCCAAGTATTGACAGTGCTACGCCTGCTCCTGAAGGGATCGCAACAATCACTCCAACATATAAACTACGCAAAGCACCTCTACAAGAACAAGAaggttttttgtcattttttaacaGCAGTAACTGGTTAGTCTACCTAATGACTCTGATCAAAGTAGTATAGCCACGCAAGACTATTTTAAATTGGAAATAGAGAATGATAGATAGAAATAGTTCAAAGGTTTTATAAAATCCAATTTTCACTTGGCAATTGCAAAACCCTCAAATCAAAGGCGACCATGATGTGAGATGATTTATAAATTATGAAATCAGACGCACGCAGTCCAGCTTTGAGTTTATCTAGAAAGCTTTAGCCTTGTGAAGTTATAAAACAACAGTTTTTTGCAAATATTCTGAGGTGGAAATCAATTTAGATTTAGCTATTCGATGATTCATAAACCAATTTATGCAATAATTGTGTGATCCGCCAATTACATTTTAGTGATGTAGAAATATTTCCTAAAATAATTCCTATCAAAGGAATTATTTGAGAGCAATTTTTGTCACCTTCAAAAAAGAATATCAAATCTATGATAAACGAGAACCTCATTCATTCATGTACAATTTGGTGAAATGAATAGGTACAGATAATATTATGAAAAAAGATCATAATTTACTAATATAATACAAACACTGCACCTAGACGCCATTTCTTGTGTTACTTTATTCCATCCAGGTACACCCGACCCACATATTATACCAAAAATAAAACCTACAAAAATACCAGAGCTGTGAGACAAACAGAGCATAGGGTCGTTCTTAATTTATTCTTTACTATAACTGACCCTGAGAAAATTggctcttaatttttaaaaatcaaaaaacaaattctTCAGAACTTTTTAACTCTGTGTAAAAAGTGAAAAGGCCTATACAAATATCAACAGATAGAAACATTTTAAGCCAAGACTCTTTGTTTACCATTTTGCAACTATATCGTAGAAATAAAATCAAGTAAGCTTCCGAGAGGGAAATAGTCATTACTAGGTAtggaaaaatatttcaattcaaACCTGCTACTAAACATATGCTAAGTCCAAGCAACTCATTTAATATTCCTGGTTTCCACAACCTTTTATAACGAAGTACAATACCAAACGTACCACCTAAGATTGGACcctatgaaaacaaaaaacacgaTTTAGAGATTTACTTTTTATAACCAATGAAGGTGGTCactgaaataacaaaaattaattttttaaatctgcTTTTAAGGTTTTTAGGATAAAAAGGCTTTAAAAACATATCCAGCCAGCAATTTATCATCTATCGAGATGATTTCATGGTCACTCGCTTTACTTGTATTAAAACACAGCAAAAATATGGGCTAAACTAAGCAATTGTTATTTTATAAAGCATTGATTTTGCGTTTCTTTCATTACCAATGtattgcaacaacaaaaatgaagAATTATATATCAAACGACAATCATTTTAGAGAAGCACACACAAAAGAGAGACAAAAGCTAGAAGTGCAACCAATATATGAATGCATTGTGTTGTAACATTTGCACTGtgtttctttaataatagccgtattttgtctgtccgcGAGAACGTGCAAAGGGctcacgaaatgcgatatataaaggacgggtggccccgtggattttttcacaggttaacgactagttatatTTACTAACCATGAGTGGTGAGACCAACATGCTTGCAACTAACAATACTGAACTGTTCTCAACTAGACCAACTGCAGCTatcaaactaaaaatatatgtattgaaaacaaaacatacaCATCAAATCAAAATAAGGCTAAAATAAGTTGAGGATTACACATACAGTTGCAGaacaatttaatttattttattagtacTAAATTGGaatttattttggaaaaaataatcttaaaactATATTTAGATGAAAGAAGCTTACCTTGCCATTACGATTAACATAACATAGTCAAACGTTAACTGTGATCCAGAACGAACAACATCTATTACCTGTATGTGAAAGTATAGTAGAGTAGCTGATTTATCAAGAAACTGTGGAGTGTGAGTATTCCAAAATGGAAATCGTATTAAACAGAACCTAATATTTATCAACCTAATAATTACACACGATGCAAACGGTGTTGTTGGGTTGGAAGAGTTATGAGATATTCACAGTAGACATAATAAGCCAATCTTGCACGTTCTttcgtattaaaaaaataaaccattATTCGAAAAAGATATATACATATGAAAGATATACTATACGTCATTATCTGCATTTCTTACACTTCCAGTTATCAGTTTCGCATAGCATTATAATCAGCAAaagttttttggattttttacaTTAAGGTAGatacaattatttatttttattcgtaAATCCTCTTTATATTTCTATATGTCTATTATTGTCCATTGTTTTTGTAactgtttcattgtttaaaaaattcgtaaaaattttaaaaacttctatCAATGTAATTCGCCTGATGATGTTTAGTACTGGCGAGCGAAATATtaccgaaaaaaatatataaataaaatagatttcCTAATTTACTTTCTCTTGTAttattatactagtcgttacACAGAGCTACCAGTTTGTAAAAAACCTACTTCTATGTATAACCGTTGTTACTATATGGTTTTGCTTTGGTTTGTTTGTgtttaaatatttcttaatgtttgaaaatgttgttttgcttattttctgtgaaaaagacattttaaatctaatatttttttctttttagtataCCCATAAGTTCATGAATGGCTTTTCATTTCCTAATTTGTAAGTATATAAGAATTaggtaaagaaaaaaatctgtgaAAATACAGAACAAAATTCAAAGTTAAACATATGTAGGTAATTGTAGGGATATAAGGAGCTTTTGGCAAATTCTTTGCCTCTAAATAAACCCACAGGTTAACCTGTGATACATATTGTGGTCCTCCCATTATCAACCATCATATCCCAAAGAACAGCTATTTCATGTACGTTTGGCACAAAGTAACAGTTCCGCTACTATTATACACAGAAAACAGGTATAAATAAAGTAGACAGTCAGTAGCTTTTGGACAAATCCATAGGTTCGATCCACTGGTTCACCAATCCTTTTACTAAATTTTATGTGCTCATAGCATGGCTATAAAATGACACAGACAACAGTTAATGTAGAGAAAGTTTATATATACCCTAACGTTAAATGAACAACTTACCTGTGCAACTGTCAATCTGGATTTGATAGACTGAAAGAACTGTTCTCTCTTTGGTGTCATTtcacttaaaataataaaattcattCAGTGATATTTCctttttcttattaatttttgaaaataaaacttttttttaatatttctttcaCTTCTTCATAGCATTTTTTAACGATATTGTTAATTACAGGATATGTAAGTTTCTAAGATCGTGTATACAATCAAATCTTCAATATTCATTCTCAAAAAAATAGCACTGGGAACATTTcaaattgtatattttttaattttctgaaaaaGCCTTCTTAAAAACATGTATATACTGATAAAGCTATCCTGGATAAAAATGCTGGTAATAAATCAATTCGCTTTAAgccattattatttaaaatattatttatataaaaacaaccTTGTTAAAGGGAATACAATACTTGGGCGTACACACGTTTTAATACACAGAAATTACAAAACTGAGGTGTCTGTGTTTCAATTCACTTCTACCTTTCAACAAGTAGGTTGATTTCAttcatgcatatttttttataatcttcACTTCCCCTTCACTCCAAAAAATCTATCATGGGACATTTACTggtgtaatgttttttattaaggTTGAGTTGGAAGTTTAAGAAATgcttttgttctgtaaattttgAAGATACTTTAGTATGTCTAGTAAAAATAAAACCAGTTACATCTACAAAAAGATTTTAAGCCTTCAGCAAGAAATTACAGATTTTAAACGTTAAAACCCTTTTAACCTTTTTCTCAGCTCACTTTGATCACCATGTAAAGAGTCATTTTGGTCTTGTTCCTCACCACGTAATAACATTGATGGAAAATTGACTGTCACTGGAATAATGCTAAATAGAACAATATcatgacaaaataaaataacaataagcagactatttaattcaaaaatttaattacaactttaaaaaaattaaaaaaattattcattgttacatttttttatgatttattaTGTTTTACATAATGTACATGTGTACATTATAATATAATTTGGTTCCAATTATGGAACTTTGATGAGTTAATTTTTAACTTAAGTGAAAACCTATAAAAACAATTAACCAGGGTTAGTACATGATATTAACTCATAATAACCCTAAAAAGACATTACAGGCGGGGGGCATTGCTCTTGTTCATGCAAAGACTCACtcaattttaagaaaataagaaactagctgagcaaTTGATTGCTCCCCAATTCCACAAAACGTTtgtctggctgagcaatatcaattcatctcacatggaaatcaatgttatctttgttattatttggagtaaaaattaaccaaaatatataaaaagatgataaaacagataaaaaaaaaacatttgtaataaaatatgcgtttataagcttattctatttattcaggttGCTCTCCAgtcaaattattgtaaccttgggagagcgatttattgctcggGTGTTatgttcttattgataggcttgcATTATATGTGATATAACAAATTTTCAGATAACTCAAATGTACAGCATCATAGACTAGTGTGTTGTAGAAATGGGTTCAATGACAaagaaatattaatatttttttgttcaaatttttCTGTGTGTAAATAAAGTTGCTTACTTTTTCAGTATTGAGTAAAATTTTATGAATCATTGAATGACATTGAGTAAAATTTTATGAATCATTGAATGACATTTTAAAGGTTATGTTGTGGGTTACATAATTTTGTAAAGCTAGACACAATCCACCAAAACCTAATAAGATTAGCAACATTAAAAGAAATATGTTTAATGTCCTTCCATAACcttttaaaaatgtatgtaaaaaggtgtatattttttttcaaaaactaaatcaacAAATTAGTTAACTAGTCGGTGTCCTGTGaagaaatccacgggttcgcctttcctttttatactgcattgtgTGCGACTTGCTACTTGCGTGCATATTTTGCGTGATATACAGACGTACATggatattttaatatagataaaattaaattatcctttataaaaattctttttgattttgattaaatttgttcttaaaaaacacttttaccTAATAGAAGAGAAATTGTTATTCCCAATACCAGCTGTCAGCAATTGATTGAGTATTTCATCAGAGCGTTTTGACTCAAGTGGAAATAGCACCTATGTTgcaaatgacaaaaataaaaatgatgaattGACAGTGCTGAATGGTGAATTCCATGAATTTTCCACAGACTCCATATAAGACTTTCTGTTTGTGAGCTAAGGATGGTAGCTTCAAGTGTAGTGACTGGGAATTCACACGAATTCTTTCACATACTAATGAGATGAT
It includes:
- the LOC130613074 gene encoding uncharacterized protein LOC130613074 isoform X1 — its product is MSTVLFLIHLPFDENSRLNKELSGKDLKQTYLDEVEEKIDEDDDEYILMKDNKNVEDAFKSEKDKKDQTDGNLDEKDQSCDIKEETASVKHESVDKKLSSDSTTELKPVVKTKSAKKLYSRFLSYDATGVAVNIFKKNKITKASWQRTENGEYWQVLFPLESKRSDEILNQLLTAGIGNNNFSSISIIPVTVNFPSMLLRGEEQDQNDSLHGDQSELRKSEMTPKREQFFQSIKSRLTVAQVIDVVRSGSQLTFDYVMLIVMASLIAAVGLVENSSVLLVASMLVSPLMGPILGGTFGIVLRYKRLWKPGILNELLGLSICLVAGFIFGIICGSGVPGWNKVTQEMASRGALRSLYVGVIVAIPSGAGVALSILGGNAGSLVGVAISASLLPPAVNAGICWAFAIINAITKAQPSNTTDVTQVKVNLEDYTPGQLGEMGAISVTLTVVNIFIIFLMGVIILKVKEVAPRTGTAVTKDFWKKDLKTTREYLKAHTMDSTKKMGDKILEEWGKLEIPNFTTIDTVKPEEGARIVQELKKRIKALEYEPTFNGIVRRLPGKVSGTVIKQLFDAPQGKLEPISRFQVTKAYNLGATTFHSNSRFTINTLNEDTASVSEKSKKMSTSSQPLLLSVEDTEV
- the LOC130613074 gene encoding uncharacterized protein LOC130613074 isoform X2; translation: MSTVLFLIHLPFDENSRLNKELSGKDLKQTYLDEVEEKIDEDDDEYILMKDNKNVEDAFKSEKDKKDQTDGNLDEKDQSCDIKEETASVKHESVDKKLSSDSTTELKPVVKTKSAKKLYSRFLSYDATGVAVNIFKKNKITKASWQRTENGEYWQVLFPLESKRSDEILNQLLTAGIGNNNFSSISIIPVTVNFPSMLLRGEEQDQNDSLHGDQSELRKSEMTPKREQFFQSIKSRLTVAQVIDVVRSGSQLTFDYVMLIVMASLIAAVGLVENSSVLLVASMLVSPLMGPILGGTFGIVLRYKRLWKPGILNELLGLSICLVAGFIFGIICGSGVPGWNKVTQEMASRGALRSLYVGVIVAIPSGAGVALSILGGNAGSLVGVAISASLLPPAVNAGICWAFAIINAITKAQPSNTTDVTQVKVNLEDYTPGQLGEMGAISVTLTVVKEVAPRTGTAVTKDFWKKDLKTTREYLKAHTMDSTKKMGDKILEEWGKLEIPNFTTIDTVKPEEGARIVQELKKRIKALEYEPTFNGIVRRLPGKVSGTVIKQLFDAPQGKLEPISRFQVTKAYNLGATTFHSNSRFTINTLNEDTASVSEKSKKMSTSSQPLLLSVEDTEV